The genomic DNA GAAGGCGCCAGCAGCCTGCTGGGCTACACACTCGGTCAGGAAGGCGGTCGTGGCCACAAACACCCAGTTCATGCCGAAGCCGGCTAAGGTCGCACAACGTCAGTCCTGTAGTCTCGCAAAGTTTGTAGAAAGACCAAAAGAACCcgaaaacaaaacaaaaagaagaggaaaaaggGCGATTTTGCCGAAAGATAGGGCGGGCATGACTCACTCAGAAAcgtggcgacgaggacggccgcGGGGTGCAGTGAGGCGTCGACGAACCACCCGTACATGACGCATCCGCCGGCGCAAACGAGGACGCCCCATATTTGGTCTGCGAGCCTGTTCTCGGGGTCGACGTGGTTGTCCGGGGAcgccttgacggcgcggGCACGACGCCAGTCGGAGAATCGCCCCCCAGCCATGGAGCCGACGATcatggcgacgccgacggcgaggaaaCCGGCTCCTACTCCCGCGCTGGACCAGTTGTAGCGGGTGGCGAGCTCGGTGGGTAGctggacggcgatggcgaagtATGTCGAGTAGAGCATGGCCGTGTTGAAGGTCACGATGCCGATGGGGGGGTAGCTGAAGAGGCGCCAGTAGCCGAGCAGAGTTGGcttgggagggggagggcctCTTTCCGACTCAGGGGCCAGGGACGAGGAGAGCTTGGGCGggaagaggatgaagccGGACTCGGCATAGAGCTTGCCGCTCCCCACCCTGGCACGCAGAGTCTCCGGCAGCATCAGAATGATGACAACCCAGAGAACAAAGCCGGCAATGGCTATTTTGACGCTGTTAGCTAACGGAGAGTTTGGCAAGGGTTATGCATGGGAGCGCTCACCGAGGAAACCAAAGATCCAGCGCCACGAGGCGATTGTCAACGCTCCTCCTATTACAGGACCCAACACCGGTCCCAGCTGGGGGCCAAGCAGGAAGATGCTCATTGCAAATGCTCTCTCCTTGGGCGGAGTCACCTAAGAAGAATAGTTAGTGCGCGGTCGGGCGGTGAAGCTGTCAAGTGTCACTCACATCTGCAACAGTACCCGCGCCCATGGACACCACAGCCGCGGACCCAAAGGCCTGCACGATCCGCAAGAAGACGAGAGCGCCGTAGTTGGCCGGAACCACGGCCAGGAGAATGTTGGCCACGATGtagatggagatggagatgatgTACAGTGGTCTTCTGCCCTTCCAATCGGCGAAACTCGCCCAGAACAACGGCTATCTCACGAGAACCAGTCAGTGTCTGACTCCATCCCGGATCAGAAAATTTAGCACTTACACCGACAGCGAACGTCAGCATGAAG from Colletotrichum higginsianum IMI 349063 chromosome 3, whole genome shotgun sequence includes the following:
- a CDS encoding Major facilitator superfamily transporter, whose protein sequence is MADSSPSTSGTATPIKDSTMSSQGVPITAVTSAPPPPTGPTSDPEKKAGAPPAYSAFSPWRRRFILIVVTVAGCFGPLAGNIYLPALPVLEQEFHASATAINVTVSVFMLTFAVGPLFWASFADWKGRRPLYIISISIYIVANILLAVVPANYGALVFLRIVQAFGSAAVVSMGAGTVADVTPPKERAFAMSIFLLGPQLGPVLGPVIGGALTIASWRWIFGFLAIAGFVLWVVIILMLPETLRARVGSGKLYAESGFILFPPKLSSSLAPESERGPPPPKPTLLGYWRLFSYPPIGIVTFNTAMLYSTYFAIAVQLPTELATRYNWSSAGVGAGFLAVGVAMIVGSMAGGRFSDWRRARAVKASPDNHVDPENRLADQIWGVLVCAGGCVMYGWFVDASLHPAAVLVATFLTGFGMNWVFVATTAFLTECVAQQAAGAFALGNMLRNPGAAIAALVIPSLVTKMGSGWCFTGLALLDLVLVGSAVMVLRIKSPGWRAARKARMAAMAAAKPAGQK